The proteins below are encoded in one region of Mya arenaria isolate MELC-2E11 chromosome 15, ASM2691426v1:
- the LOC128220436 gene encoding ionotropic receptor 93a-like: MKTMDTMLTVLLWTSTLPATGQALYRIGILHQGTSNLDVKNLTVGEYTSTLLWFGVDMLEPFQLQKAVNNFETHHTPDVIIVLNDEHHEAVDTSLLYARTPLIQWGRRPPFSPKHVEEDVIEGQDLCDPLYEATSRQTAPYCYTDAQLDNLKQQVNNNTLIMKEIVVRVPLVVSNIIVKALKWQSVFIFYDISTSQDVRDLVDDLSNNAVKVITFNVDQIEDITDVLLRAYNTIKSAESHINFAVLCRYNCIRRVLNKANKFDQENGKMKSLLKMFSRWLVAAYEHNFDTIETMTSCASNIDNLAVIAFPEITPSTSIKESLNTTLTSFFNDMIIDEKLYTSAKDVESANSSAQRTENLIKLLHKDSSTWYRESKCAALRIDTLMWTPDGRGFSHVGYVKHQRYNDTNHWSLADIAILSDVFPNIHFAYNKRQFLVSTLHYEPFVIKTVENGTSKYGGICMDLLKELAKNLNFTYNLTEPDDQKWGSTEDMINPQFNGLIGQLQREEVDIVAADISIQKEREMVMDFMFPFFYGSTSVVIKKPDPNRRKWRTLVDPFKGEVLAFIGVVLLAASVIGFLFERFNPFYCDPDNARLRSETYGLHTIHDAFWYMYGALLSQGGVNLPESNAGRTFVSCWWLFCIVIVATYCGNLIAFLAVSKEPLPFNTLEEMAKFKDEYKWGIQAGTNWEVVFKTSKRKEFRAIGDAWIEFNKTDPDVTSTDFNVHMAKVKEGYYGWIGDTVVIEMAMDKDCDLLMIKERFLPIKYAFGFTNNSPHAQIFSKQMLSMLESGLIQVWKRRWWPKSKVICPGSVVTVAKPISVVDVQSAFYVAGGGAVLGLLAFLMELLVVRVQKYFKSKHPTSTRSSNDPVRVNYQDI, translated from the exons ATGAAGACTATGGATACGATGTTAACAGTGCTTTTATGGACGAGTACGTTGCCTGCAACTGGACAAGCGCTTTATAGAATAG GTATTCTTCACCAGGGAACTTCCAATTTGGATGTTAAAAATTTGACGGTTGGAGAGTATACCTCCACTTTACTTTGGTTTGGAGTTGATATGCTGGAGCCCTTTCAACTCCAGAAAGCAG tgaacaattttgaaacacATCATACACCAGATGTCATAATTGTCCTTAATGACGAACACCACGAAGCAGTTGATACCTCTCTACTGTACGCAAGAACACCGTTGATTCAATGGGGTAGACGACCACCCTTTTCG CCCAAGCATGTGGAAGAAGACGTCATTGAAGGACAAGATTTGTGCGACCCACTTTATGAGGCAACATCTCGACAAACTGCCCCATACTGCTACACTGATGCGCAACTTGACAATCTCAAACAGCAAGTCAACAACAACACGCTGATTATGAAAGAG ATTGTGGTTAGAGTGCCGCTTGTTGTGAGCAACATCATCGTCAAAGCCTTAAAATGGCAGTCGGTCTTcatattttacgatatttcAACAT CACAAGACGTACGTGACCTTGTGGATGACCTTTCAAATAATGCGGTCAAGGTCATTACATTTAACGTTGACCAAATCGAGGACATAACAGATGTTCTTCTCCGCGCGTATAACACCATAAAATCGGCTGAATCGCATATCAACTTTGCAGTTCTTTGCAGATATAATTGTATCCGTAGAGTGTTAAACAAG GCGAACAAGTTTGATCAAGAAAACGGCAAGATGAAGTcccttttaaaaatgttctctCGTTGGCTTGTCGCTGCTTACGAACACAACTTTGACACTATAGAGACAATGACGTCATGTGCATCCAACATTGATAATTTGGCTGTGATAGCATTTCCAGAAATCACGCCATCGACATCAATAAAAGAG TCACTGAATACAACCTTAACTTCCTTTTTCAACGACATGATAATCGATGAGAAGTTATATACAAGTGCCAAAGATGTAGAAAGTGCAAATTCATCAGCTCAGCGGACAGAAAACCTcataaaattattacataag gatTCAAGTACTTGGTATCGTGAAAGCAAGTGCGCAGCCTTACGAATTGACACCCTGATGTGGACACCCGATGGGCGGGGATTTAGTCACGTGGGTTATGTAAAACATCAACGATATAATGATACGAATCATTGGTCACTAGCAGATATAGCTATATTGTCAGACGTGTTTCCTAACATACATTTCGCTTACAACAAACGTCAGTTTCTGGTATCCACACTACAT TACGAGCCATTTGTTATAAAGACGGTGGAGAACGGAACGTCAAAGTATGGTGGCATTTGTATGGATTTGCTGAAGGAACTTGCCAAGAACCTGAATTTTAC GTATAATTTGACGGAACCAGATGACCAAAAGTGGGGTTCGACAGAGGACATGATCAACCCGCAGTTCAATGGTTTGATCGGTCAACTTCAAAGGGAG GAAGTTGACATCGTCGCAGCAGACATTTCTATTCAGAAGGAGAGAGAAATGGTCATGGACTTCATGTTTCCGTTTTTCTACGGATCGACCTCAGTTGTCATCAAGAAGCCGGACCCGAATAGGCGTAAATGGAGAACACTTGTTGACCCATTCAAAGGCGAGGTTCTTGCTTTCATTGGTGTCGTACTGCTTGCTGCATCTGTGATCGGATTTCTGTTTGAAAG GTTTAACCCGTTTTATTGCGATCCTGACAACGCTCGCCTTCGGTCAGAGACCTATGGACTACATACAATACATGATGCGTTTTGGTACATGTATGGCGCATTGCTTTCACAGG GTGGAGTCAATCTGCCAGAATCCAATGCAGGACGAACGTTTGTCAGTTGCTGGTGGTTGTTCTGCATTGTTATTGTTGCTACGTACTGCGGGAACTTAATAGCCTTTCTGGCAGTCTCGAAGGAACCACTGCCATTTAACACGTTGGAAGAAATGGCAAAGTTCAAGGACGAGTATAAATGGGGAATCCAGGCTGGTACAAACTGGGAGGTTGTATTCAAG ACGTCGAAGAGAAAGGAATTTCGGGCAATCGGTGACGCATGGATTGAGTTTAACAAGACTGATCCCGATGTAACATCGACGGACTTCAACGTTCATATGGCCAAGGTCAAAGAGGGATACTATGGTTGGATAG GTGACACTGTTGTTATCGAAATGGCAATGGACAAGGACTGTGACTTGCTTATGATAAAAGAAAGGTTTTTGCCTATCAAATACGCCTTTGGATTTACAAACAACTCTCCACATGCgcagatattttcaaaaca GATGTTGTCTATGCTCGAGTCAGGTTTGATCCAAGTTTGGAAGAGACGATGGTGGCCTAAGTCTAAGGTCATATGCCCGGGCTCTGTTGTGACGGTGGCTAAACCGATATCTGTCGTTGATGTACAGAGCGCCTTTTACGTCGCTGGAGGAGGTGCAGTACTTG gATTGCTTGCCTTCCTTATGGAATTGCTGGTAGTTCGGGTTCAGAAATATTTCAAGTCGAAACATCCAACGAGTACGCGCAGCTCAAACGACCCTGTTCGAGTAAATTACCAAGATATTTAG